The following proteins are encoded in a genomic region of Ostrinia nubilalis chromosome 1, ilOstNubi1.1, whole genome shotgun sequence:
- the LOC135071966 gene encoding chromodomain-helicase-DNA-binding protein 1 isoform X4 — MLLKGFMHESGSESTSDKGEKSDSGSGSGSGSGSESDSGSSSSGSGSGGRSGSEKSSLADRSHHSEHHSNANSSKSDHHTDKDSSDDDSPSKPRSRGGHGRVKSDLWEDNPDIYGIRRSSRSRKEPDRLKLADSDSSERGDRGRSHRKNRKKSDSWNSDTSESDSDMKGSPPPPSKRPGQRSVPLRKKKPARRRRFTSEEEESTEASDEDTRSRTATRRTGAAVSYKEASDEQTDSSDLLEVEGVDGEGEAEPEIEEHSETIEKVLGIRRGKKGVTGNVTTIYYIEEHGDPNEGCNPNDEETTEPQYLIKWKGWSHIHNTWESEASLNEQKVKGLKKLENYIKKEAELSWWRQQAGPEDIDYYECQSELQQELVKTYNNVERIIAEQTRELEGGGTAHEYFCKWESLPYADATWEDSSLIERRWPVEVDNFKQREAAKTTPSRHCPVLRRRPKFHQIKEQPEYMGKDQTYFLRDYQMDGLNWLIHSWCKDNSVILADEMGLGKTIQTICFLYYLFKSQQLYGPFLCVVPLSTMTAWQREFQQWAPDINVVTYIGDVVSRDIIRQFEWSFASSKRLKFNAILTTYEILLKDRQFLRSFSWACLLVDEAHRLKNDDSLLYKALKEFETNHRLLVTGTPLQNSLKELWALLHFIMPYKFESWEEFEKDHEDASTKGYEKLHRQLEPFILRRQKKDVEKSLPAKVEQILRVEMTSIQKQYYKWILTKNYSALRKGVKGSINTFINIVIELKKCCNHALLTKPEDFESRASLATTDAVEKLLRGSGKLLLLDKLLCRLKETGHRVLIFSQMVRMLDILAEYLQRRHFPFQRLDGSIKGEIRKQALDHFNAEGSQDFCFLLSTRAGGLGINLATADTVIIFDSDWNPQNDLQAQARAHRIGQKNQVNIYRLVTARSVEEDIVERAKRKMVLDHLVIQRMDTTGRTVLNKRDGSATTANNPFNKEDLNAILKFGAEELFKDDDENDEDPVCDIDEILQRAETRDEGPAMVGDELLSAFKVASFAFDEDKAVMEVKKENAEEDVKDWDDIIPENVRKTIAEEEKNKEMEDLYLPPRRKNLQQNNADGKGGRKRRGRSEGMDGADGEGDAESDASDGDASADDDRPRKRGRPPASHREKIKGFTDQEIRRFVKSYKKFSAPLKHLDSIACDAELQEKPLAELKRLGEILEERCRAVLNDPSEAVAEQNEGRKNTRKTFKLGGVPVNAKTLSACLEELAPLDNFLPQTKEERLKWQLDFRTRPANFDVEWGVADDSKLLAGIYQYGMGSWEAIKMDSSFEIGDKILTNEDKKPQAKHLQSRAEYLLKLIKKLLDQKNGKQKQRKPRVKRGTKEPVTKDIIEDDMSSGDDKKANNKGVKNDKDKGKLKLDDISTHDETSNDKKENFKNRTKKDGKGRSKGDKVKGRKKPAGPMHFTANNEPRALEVLGDLDPSVFEECKEKMRPVKKALRALDNPDQNLSESEQVTRTRTCLTQIGSQIDICLEAYPDPEKKVEWRSNLWYFVSKFTNFDAKQLYKLYKYGLKKTDNKKGGKHKENVKANNKNHHNSNNHVKHAKRDVKHDESNEKKDRKERSKVDKEKSDKANDKTPHSSGIKRKLEDGECDPEPSENKRHERHKHKHKDRKDRDSSLKRDDLMYSSRSRSERDRDRERDRERDRDRERDRERDRDRERVRERSRTRRDSGGVGGPRARAPYSMPHATALHAEHPAHPGWTPPAYPGPRQYRGDRNARPHDKRSRYSGFGAMAGPYSGYYEGAAMPSGMGFPPVRPYPDDWRGYPPSDYQYDERDYEREVYRRDYDRRAPPT, encoded by the exons ATGCTCCTG AAAGGATTCATGCATGAATCTGGGAGTGAGTCAACAAGTGACAAAGGGGAAAAGAGTGACTCGGGTTCAGGCAGTGGTTCTGGCTCCGGAAGTGAAAG TGACAGTGGCTCTAGCTCATCTGGATCAGGTTCTGGTGGAAGATCAGGATCAGAAAAGTCTTCGTTGGCAGACAGATCACATCACAGCGAACATCACAGTAATGCTAACTCTTCAAAATCTGATCACCATACAGACAAAGACTCTTCAGATGATGACTCTCCATCTAAACCTAGGTCTAGAGGTGGTCATGGTCGAGTCAAATCAGATCTTTGGGAAGACAATCCTGATATATATGGCATCAGGAGGTCAAGTAGATCTAGAAAAGAACCTGATAGACTCAAATTAGCTGATAGTGATTCAAGTGAAAGAGGTGACAGAGGCAGATCACACAggaaaaacagaaaaaaaag TGACTCATGGAATTCCGACACATCAGAGAGTGACAGTGATATGAAGGGTTCACCACCTCCACCATCAAAAAGACCAGGCCAAAGAAGTGTACCATTGAGAAAAAAGAAACCAGCGAGAAGAAGAAGATTCACAAGTGAAGAAGAGGAGTCTACAGAAGCTTCAGATGAAGATACACGAAG TCGAACAGCAACACGGCGTACAGGTGCGGCAGTTAGCTATAAAGAAGCTAGTGATGAACAAACAGACTCTTCTGACCTCTTGGAAGTGGAAGGGGTTGATGGTGAAGGTGAAGCTGAGCCGGAGATTGAAGAACACAGTGAGACAATTGAGAAAGTTCTAGGAATTCGAAGGGGGAAGAAAGGAG TCACTGGGAATGTGACTACCATCTATTACATAGAAGAACATGGTGATCCTAATGAGGGATGTAACCCCAATGATGAAGAAACAACGGAACCTCAGTACCTGATAAAATGGAAAGGGTGGTCACATATTCATAATACGTGGGAGTCTGAAGCATCATTAAATGAACAAAAAGTTAAGGGTCTCAAGAAATTAGagaattatattaaaaaagaaGCCGAACTCTCATGGTGGAGACAACAAGCAGGCCCAGAGGATATAGATTACTATGAATGTCAATCTGAACTCCAGCAAGAGTTGGTTAAAACATACAACAATGTGGAGAGGATAATAG CTGAGCAGACAAGAGAACTGGAAGGTGGAGGAACAGCCCATGAGTATTTTTGCAAGTGGGAGTCTCTGCCTTATGCTGATGCTACATGGGAGGACTCCTCGCTAATAGAGCGGCGATGGCCAGTGGAGGTGGACAACTTTAAACAAAGAGAAGCTGCCAAAACTACTCCGTCTAGACATTGTCCTGTTCTAAGAAGGAGgcccaaatttcatcaaattaagGAGCAGCCTGAATACATGGGAAAAGATCAG acaTATTTTTTAAGAGATTATCAAATGGATGGATTGAACTGGTTAATACATTCCTGGTGTAAAGACAATTCAGTCATTCTTGCCGATGAAATGGGTTTAGGTAAAACAATACAG ACAATATGTTTTTTATACTACCTCTTCAAATCGCAACAACTTTATGGACCATTCTTGTGTGTGGTGCCTTTGAGTACAATGACTGCATGGCAGAGGGAGTTCCAGCAGTGGGCACCGGACATAAACGTAGTTACGTACATTGGCGACGTTGTTAGCAGAGATATT ATTAGACAGTTTGAATGGAGTTTTGCCAGCTCAAAGAGATTGAAATTCAATGCCATTCTAACAACTTATGAAATTTTGTTGAAAGACAGACAGTTCCTAAGGTCTTTTAGTTGGGCATGCTTGTTAGTTGATGAAGCCCATAGACTAAAAAATGACGACTCACTGTTATACAAAGCCTTAAAAGAGTTTGAGACTAACCATAGGTTATTGGTAACTGGAACACCATTACAGAATTCTCTCAAAGAACTATGGGCtctattacattttattatgcCATACAA ATTCGAGTCATGGGAGGAATTCGAAAAAGACCATGAGGATGCATCAACAAAAGGCTATGAAAAATTGCATCGGCAGCTGGAGCCATTTATATTGCGTAGGCAAAAGAAGGACGTTGAGAAGTCATTGCCTGCTAAAGTAGAACAAATATTGAGGGTGGAGATGACCTCCATTCAAAAGCAATATTACAAATGGATTCTAACTAAGAATTACAGTGCCTTGCGTAAAGGCGTGAAAGGGTCGATCAATACGTTCATTAACATTGTGATAGAACTGAAAAAATGTTGTAACCATGCGCTTTTGACGAAGCCAGAGGACTTCGAGTCGAGAGCGTCGCTTGCGACAACAGATGCTGTAGAG AAACTTTTGAGAGGCTCAGGAAAACTGTTACTATTAGATAAACTTCTATGTAGACTGAAAGAAACAGGGCACAGAGTGCTCATATTCTCCCAGATGGTGAGAATGTTAGATATCTTGGCCGAATACTTGCAGAGGAGACATTTCCCGTTCCAAAGGCTTGATGGCAGCATAAAGGGGGAAATAAGAAAGCAGGCTTTAGACCACTTCAATGCCGAAGGGTCTCAAGACTTTTGTTTCCTGCTTTCAACGAGAGCTGGTGGCTTGGGTATCAATTTGGCCACGGCCGATACTGTCATCATTTTTGACTCTGATTGGAATCCACAGAATGATTTGCAAGCTCAAGCTCGCGCTCATAGGATAGGACAGAAAAATCAG GTCAACATTTACCGGCTAGTAACGGCCAGGTCTGTCGAAGAAGACATTGTAGAAAGGGCGAAAAGGAAAATGGTCCTGGACCACCTGGTCATACAACGGATGGACACCACTGGCAGAACGGTTCTCAACAAGCGCGATGGTTCCGCTACGACGGCGAACAATCCGTTCAATAAAGAGGACCTGAACGCCATTTTGAAATTCGGCGCTGAAGAGTTGTTCAAAGACGACGATGAGAATGATGAGGACCCTGTC TGTGATATAGATGAAATCTTACAACGTGCCGAGACTCGGGACGAAGGACCCGCCATGGTAGGAGACGAGCTACTATCTGCATTCAAAGTTGCCAGTTTTGCCTTCGATGAAGATAAAGCTGTCATGGAGGTCAAAAAGGAAAACGCTGAAGAAGATGTTAAAGACTGG GACGATATCATTCCCGAGAACGTCCGTAAAACCATTGCTGAGGAAGAGAAGAATAAAGAAATGGAAGATTTGTACTTACCACCAAGAAGAAAGAACTTGCAGCAAAACAATGCTGATGGAA AGGGTGGACGTAAACGTCGCGGCCGCTCGGAGGGGATGGACGGCGCGGACGGCGAAGGTGACGCCGAGAGCGACGCGTCAGATGGCGATGCCAGTGCTGACGATGATCGCCCGAGGAAGCGCGGCCGTCCGCCCGCCTCACACCGAGAGAAGATCAAGGGCTTCACTGACCAGGAG attcgAAGATTCGTCAAGAGCTACAAGAAGTTCTCTGCACCGTTGAAGCATTTGGATAGCATAGCGTGTGACGCAGAGCTACAAGAAAAGCCGTTGGCTGAGCTGAAGCGACTCGGAGAAATCCTCGAGGAGCGGTGCAGGGCAGTGCTCAATGACCCTTCGGAGGCAGTAG ctgAACAAAATGAGGGTCGCAAAAATACCAGGAAGACATTCAAACTTGGAGGAGTACCTGTTAATGCTAAGACATTGTCCGCCTGTTTAGAAGAGTTGGCACCACTAGATAACTTCTTACCTCAGACGAAAGAAGAAAGGTTAAAATGGCAATTGGATTTCAG AACGAGACCAGCTAACTTTGATGTTGAATGGGGTGTCGCCGACGATTCCAAATTACTTGCTGGTATTTACCAGTATGGTATGGGTTCTTGGGAGGCCATTAAAATGGATTCATCGTTTGAGATAGGTGATAAAATTCTTACCAATGAAGACAAGAAGCCACAAGCAAAGCATTTGCAGTCTAGAGCAGAATATttgttgaaattaattaagaaatTATTAGACCAGAAGAATGGCAAACAGAAACAGAGAAAACCAAGAGTCAAACGCGGCACCAAAGAACCTGTAACAAAAGATATCATTGAAGATGATATGAGTTCAGGGGATGATAAGAAAGCTAATAATAAGGGTGTGAAGAATGATAAAGATAAG GGTAAGTTAAAATTAGATGACATATCTACACACGATGAAACTTCTaatgacaaaaaagaaaacttcAAGAATCGCACAAAAAAAGATGGAAAGGGAAGATCGAAAGGTGATAAAGTGAAAGGTCGGAAAAAGCCGGCGGGTCCAATGCACTTCACTGCCAATAACGAGCCTAGAGCCTTGGAGGTTTTGGGGGATCTCGATCCATCTGTATTTGAAGAG TGCAAGGAGAAAATGAGGCCTGTCAAGAAAGCTCTTAGAGCACTAGATAATCCTGATCAGAACTTGTCAGAGTCTGAACAGGTCACTAGAACGCGGACGTGTCTAACGCAAATAGGTTCCCAAATAGACATATGCCTTGAAGCTTATCCTGACCCTGAGAAGAAGGTCGAATGGAGAAGTAATCTCTGGTATTTTGTATCAAAATTTACCAATTTTGATGCTAAACAATTGTATAAATTGTATAAGTATGGTCTCAAGAAAACGGACAATAAAAAAGGTGGTAAACACAAGGAAAATGTAAAG GctaataataaaaaccatcACAACTCAAATAATCATGTGAAACATGCGAAGAGAGATGTAAAACATGATGAATCCAATGAGAAGAAAGATAGAAAAGAAAGATCCAAAGTTGATAAAGAAAAATCAGACAAAGCAAATGATAAGACTCCTCACTCATCAGGAATAAAGAGGAAGTTAGAAGATGGAGAATGTGATCCCGAGCCTAGCGAAAACAAAAGACACGAGAG ACATAAACACAAACACAAGGATCGCAAGGATAGGGATAGCAGCCTGAAGCGGGACGATTTGATGTACAGTTCTCGGAGCCGGTCGGAGCGGGACCGGGATCGGGAGCGGGACCGAGAGCGGGATCGAGACCGGGAGCGGGACCGGGAGCGGGATCGGGATCGCGAGCGGGTGCGGGAGCGGTCGCGGACGCGGCGGGAcagcggcggcgtgggcgggccGCGCGCTCGGGCTCCGTACTCGATGCCGCACGCCACGGCGCTGCACGCGGAGCACCCGGCGCACCCGGGCTGGACGCCGCCCGCCTACCCCGGCCCGCGCCAGTACCGCGGCGACCGGAACGCGCGTCCGCACGATAAGAGGAG TCGGTACAGCGGCTTCGGCGCGATGGCCGGCCCGTACAGCGGGTACTACGAAGGCGCCGCAATGCCCAGCGGCATGGGCTTCCCGCCCGTGCGGCCCTATCCCGACGACTGGCGTGGCTACCCGCCGTCAGACTACCAGTATGACGAGCGGGACTACGAGCGTGAGGTCTACAGGCGCGACTATGATAGACGCGCACCGCCCACGTAA